Proteins from a genomic interval of Garra rufa chromosome 4, GarRuf1.0, whole genome shotgun sequence:
- the LOC141332984 gene encoding epidermal differentiation-specific protein-like has protein sequence MSKIIVFSKEGFEGRTAEFKNSVHNLEEKGFNDVISSVKVIGAPWVAYYGKNFTGKQRVFEEGEYATLEDKEKFSSLRMITDDLDNPEITLFEHINYQGRKVTLHQETNLQEIDFSDIASSHKVKGGVWVLYEHINRQGDQLVAFPGEEVPSYLPFCFNDVVSYVRPLLPKP, from the coding sequence ATGAGCAAGATCATTGTTTTTAGCAAAGAAGGCTTTGAGGGCAGAACAGCTGAATTCAAGAACAGTGTCCACAACTTAGAAGAAAAGGGCTTCAATGACGTCATCTCGTCCGTGAAAGTCATCGGCGCACCATGGGTAGCATATTATGGGAAGAATTTCACTGGAAAGCAGCGGGTGTTTGAGGAAGGAGAGTATGCTACCCTTGAAGACAAAGAAAAGTTTTCTTCCCTCAGGATGATCACAGATGACCTGGACAACCCTGAGATCACGTTGTTTGAGCACATCAACTATCAAGGAAGGAAAGTGACCCTACACCAAGAAACCAATCTTCAAGAAATCGATTTCAGCGACATCGCTTCCTCCCACAAAGTGAAAGGTGGTGTCTGGGTCCTCTACGAGCACATCAATCGTCAGGGTGACCAGCTTGTGGCTTTCCCTGGGGAAGAAGTTCCCAGCTATTTGCCGTTCTGCTTCAATGATGTGGTCAGCTATGTGCGTCCCTTGCTGCCGAAGCCATAG